A region of Cucumis melo cultivar AY chromosome 2, USDA_Cmelo_AY_1.0, whole genome shotgun sequence DNA encodes the following proteins:
- the LOC103494144 gene encoding uncharacterized protein LOC103494144, with translation MDPSPPAIATTAAAANFAPNSMHHQQHHNYQDSIESSPRSHNADWDDPLPPVPGAKLRLMCSYGGHIIPRPHDKSLCYVGGDTRIVVVDRHSTLSDLCMRLSRTLLNGRPFTLKYQLPHEDLDSLISIATDEDLENMIEEYDRITMASPSKPLRIRLFLFFIKPETAASMGSLLDDAKHETWFVDALNNSAGMIPRGLSDSATMECMVNLDAVRTSDSCNDLENQGHDSLGHIDKQVVKISSSPQDVQSIPDSPAVENDSSFGSSSSVPSMSNLPPIRVRVEETEGRVQDPKVGLEEQFGQMNFGVPPIPTALAAAAATVPLGVISNQENANRVFLDDERPEQVGTVAFRKPPLPLQTLQNRGVASPVVSGGFGLPSPDSVASDSSIASANSQSKPIYFHDQIMRDNQVPATPITESDGFLTSQQVPIQHLHDPTYLLTSQLDQKQPQQFVHTATHYIHHHHPAAAAGHVPVQQYYHPIYTPTPSQQQLHHPIDQQYPVYLMPITQTQPTYNMSVQSSPAETPLAVPNRQASASPAIVSSSIVYNDSSQPSLYPQKVTAAMPEMAANVYRTAVTSNPPPLLQVPHNQFQQPYVGLPQMNYPSQSLAVAPAPTPSGTANYGFDYTNAPPQNIPATPMASQYQTMTQAAAAALSDASRQLPVDGTQQQQVRNS, from the exons ATGGATCCGTCACCTCCGGCCATTGCAACAACGGCCGCTGCCGCTAACTTTGCACCCAACTCCATGCACCATCAGCAGCACCACAACTATCAAGATTCCATTGAATCCTCACCCCGTTCCCACAATGCCGATTGGGACGACCCTCTCCCCCCAGTTCCCGGCGCCAAGCTCCGTCTCATGTGCAGCTATGGCGGCCACATTATCCCCCGTCCTCACGATAAGTCCCTCTGCTACGTCGGCGGCGACACTCGTATTGTCGTCGTCGACCGCCATTCCACACTCTCTGACCTCTGCATGCGTCTCTCCCGAACCCTCCTTAATGGACGCCCTTTCACCCTCAAGTACCAGCTCCCTCACGAAGATCTCGATTCCTTAATTTCCATTGCGACGGATGAAGATCTCGAAAATATGATTGAAGAATATGACCGAATCACTATGGCTTCGCCGTCAAAACCTTTACGAATTCGTTTGTTTCTCTTCTTCATCAAGCCAGAAACTGCGGCTTCTATGGGTTCGTTGCTTGACGATGCTAAACACGAAACGTGGTTTGTTGATGCCTTAAATAACTCTGCTGGGATGATTCCTAGAGGGCTTTCTGATTCGGCTACTATGGAATGTATGGTGAATCTCGACGCCGTTCGGACGAGTGATTCGTGTAATGATTTGGAAAATCAAGGTCATGATTCTTTAGGGCATATTGACAAACAGGTTGTGAAGATTAGTAGTTCGCCTCAAGATGTACAATCGATTCCTGATTCTCCTGCTGTGGAAAATGATTCTTCGTTTGGTTCGTCTTCTTCGGTGCCATCAATGTCCAATTTGCCGCCGATACGTGTCCGTGTGGAAGAGACGGAGGGTAGAGTTCAAGATCCGAAGGTGGGATTGGAAGAGCAGTTTGGGCAGATGAATTTTGGTGTTCCTCCAATTCCTACGGCGTTGGCTGCTGCTGCAGCAACTGTTCCATTGGGTGTTATTTCAAATCAAGAAAACGCTAATCGGGTCTTTCTCGACGACGAGAGACCGGAACAGGTCGGTACGGTGGCGTTTCGGAAGCCTCCATTGCCATTGCAAACCTTGCAAAACAGGGGTGTTGCCAGTCCTGTTGTTAGCGGTGGTTTTGGTCTACCGTCCCCGGATTCTGTTGCCAG TGATAGTAGCATAGCATCAGCAAATTCTCAGTCCAAACCCATATATTTTCATGACCAAATTATGAGAGACAACCAAGTTCCAGCCACTCCCATTACAGAAAGTGATGGTTTCCTAACAAGTCAACAAGTACCAATTCAACACCTCCATGATCCTACTTATCTCTTGACTTCACAATTAGATCAGAAGCAACCACAACAATTCGTCCACACGGCCACCCATTACATCCATCACCACCACCCTGCAGCCGCAGCAGGGCATGTCCCCGTTCAACAGTATTATCATCCTATTTACACTCCAACACCATCTCAACAGCAACTTCATCATCCAATTGATCAGCAATATCCGGTCTATCTAATGCCCATTACACAAACTCAACCAACCTACAATATGTCAGTCCAGTCAAGTCCTGCTGAAACTCCCTTGGCTGTACCCAACCGGCAAGCATCGGCTAGCCCCGCTATTGTCTCTTCTTCAATTGTTTACAATGATAGTAGTCAACCATCCCTCTATCCTCAGAAAGTTACCGCTGCTATGCCAGAAATGGCAGCTAACGTGTACAGAACTGCTGTGACGTCAAATCCTCCTCCCTTATTACAAGTTCCTCACAATCAGTTCCAACAACCATACGTGGGTCTTCCCCAAATGAACTATCCATCTCAATCTTTAGCTGTCGCTCCCGCTCCCACCCCCTCAGGCACTGCTAATTATGGATTTGACTACACTAATGCTCCACCCCAGAACATCCCGGCTACGCCGATGGCTTCTCAGTACCAAACTATGACTCAGGCAGCCGCGGCCGCTCTGTCCGATGCTTCTAGACAGCTTCCAGTAGATGGCACACAGCAGCAGCAGGTCAGGAACTCATAG